The proteins below come from a single Roseiflexus sp. RS-1 genomic window:
- a CDS encoding DNA cytosine methyltransferase, producing MTNLTFYEFFAGGGLARFGLGRQWTCLFANDIDEKKAEVYQRNFSGAPEMVVEDIRHITTAMLPGRATLAWASFPCQDLSLAGKGGGLRAERSGTFWPFWNLITALNREGRGVPIIAIENVVGLLTSNNGHDFQELITVITTEGYRLGAMVVDAVHFVPQSRPRLFIIAVKDHLPIPDELTMCTPHPIWHPIPVVRAYRRLSPSMREGWIWWNLPVPDHARLRLQDVIDPEPIGVSWHSQEETLRLLTLMSPVNIAKVRHAQATGRLHIGTVYKRTRTQNGVKRQRAEVRFDGISGCLRTPAGGSSRQTILVVEGDTIRSRLLSVREAARLMGLPDSYWLPERYNDGYHVMGDAVAVPVVSWLETHILRPLATGRVESAESDRYVDKRNHTLCLI from the coding sequence ATGACCAATCTGACCTTCTACGAGTTCTTTGCTGGCGGCGGTCTTGCCCGCTTTGGTTTGGGCCGGCAGTGGACATGCCTGTTTGCCAATGACATCGATGAGAAGAAAGCGGAGGTCTACCAGCGCAACTTTTCCGGCGCTCCAGAGATGGTTGTCGAGGATATTCGTCACATCACGACTGCGATGCTTCCCGGTCGCGCCACGCTGGCATGGGCATCATTCCCCTGTCAGGATCTGTCGCTTGCGGGGAAGGGCGGGGGGCTTCGCGCCGAACGCAGCGGCACATTCTGGCCCTTCTGGAACCTGATCACGGCGCTCAACCGGGAAGGACGAGGCGTTCCTATCATTGCCATCGAGAATGTTGTTGGTCTCCTTACCTCAAATAACGGTCACGATTTCCAGGAGTTGATAACTGTTATTACTACGGAAGGATACCGCCTGGGCGCGATGGTTGTCGATGCGGTTCATTTCGTTCCCCAATCGCGACCAAGGCTTTTCATCATCGCCGTCAAAGACCATCTGCCGATACCGGATGAACTCACCATGTGCACGCCGCACCCCATCTGGCATCCGATTCCGGTCGTTCGCGCGTATCGTCGCCTGTCGCCGTCGATGCGCGAAGGGTGGATCTGGTGGAATCTCCCTGTTCCCGATCATGCGCGGCTGCGGCTGCAGGACGTGATCGATCCAGAGCCGATCGGCGTGTCCTGGCATAGCCAGGAAGAAACGCTCCGTCTTCTGACACTGATGTCCCCGGTCAATATCGCCAAAGTACGTCACGCTCAGGCAACCGGTCGCCTGCACATCGGCACGGTGTACAAGCGAACGCGCACCCAGAATGGCGTCAAGCGCCAGCGCGCAGAAGTTCGGTTTGATGGCATCAGCGGTTGTTTACGCACGCCTGCTGGCGGTTCCAGCCGACAGACCATCCTGGTCGTCGAGGGTGATACCATTCGCTCCCGCCTGCTTTCCGTGCGCGAAGCGGCGCGGCTTATGGGATTACCCGACAGCTACTGGCTGCCGGAACGGTATAATGATGGGTATCACGTGATGGGCGACGCCGTTGCGGTGCCGGTTGTTTCCTGGCTGGAGACGCATATTCTGCGTCCGCTTGCAACAGGACGTGTTGAGAGCGCAGAGAGTGATAGATATGTCGACAAAAGAAATCATACCTTGTGTCTTATCTGA
- a CDS encoding very short patch repair endonuclease gives MPDVFNPEERSRIMAKVRGENTSPERLVRSLIHKMGYRFRLNVKDLPGKPDIVLKKHKKVIFVHGCFWHQHEGCPHAARPSSNTEYWNKKLDRNMLRDREHMHKLEYLGWNVLIVWECETRDREKLVDKLKGFLTS, from the coding sequence ATGCCAGATGTATTCAATCCTGAAGAACGCAGCCGCATTATGGCAAAAGTTCGTGGCGAGAATACATCGCCAGAACGTCTTGTGCGATCGTTAATTCATAAAATGGGGTATCGATTTCGATTGAATGTCAAAGATTTACCTGGAAAACCTGATATTGTCCTTAAGAAGCATAAGAAAGTTATATTTGTGCATGGGTGTTTCTGGCATCAGCACGAAGGGTGTCCCCATGCTGCGCGACCATCGAGCAATACCGAATACTGGAATAAAAAACTGGATCGGAATATGCTTCGTGACCGGGAACATATGCACAAACTGGAATATCTGGGCTGGAATGTGCTGATCGTGTGGGAATGTGAAACAAGAGATCGCGAAAAACTGGTCGACAAACTGAAAGGCTTCCTGACCTCCTGA
- a CDS encoding iron-containing alcohol dehydrogenase, whose translation MSHRLHPIPAIVEAPLHALVDQRRIARIASGPALAAAVHAGLHLPVVWSAEPREASEMHFEELARTVPAETEVIYGIGGGLAADAAKYVAWRRSLPLALIPTALSVDAHFTWVSGVRRNGCVAYLDTGPAQVVYADDGFLAHAPPHLRAAGVCDLLSIATALHDWRYAEERGMNPPEQRYTPWVAMAAQAILNGAITVAEAAGRGDPEGIRELLRLLALEVQLCNLIGHSRPEEGSEHYLAYALEAHPSIGSGHAHGDLVGPAILRAAAWQGQHVAPLEQALIQAGVPLDRVPETVMQEVIRELPSYVRRHHLAFSTAHDL comes from the coding sequence ATGTCTCACCGCCTGCATCCCATTCCCGCAATTGTCGAGGCGCCGTTGCACGCGCTGGTCGATCAGCGGCGCATTGCCCGGATTGCCAGTGGACCGGCGCTTGCCGCCGCCGTGCATGCCGGGTTGCATCTGCCGGTCGTCTGGAGCGCCGAGCCGCGCGAAGCCAGCGAGATGCACTTCGAGGAACTGGCGCGCACCGTGCCCGCCGAAACTGAGGTGATCTACGGCATCGGCGGCGGTCTGGCGGCGGATGCGGCGAAGTACGTCGCCTGGCGCCGCAGTCTCCCGCTGGCGTTGATTCCGACCGCCCTCTCGGTTGATGCCCACTTCACCTGGGTCAGCGGCGTCCGACGCAACGGATGTGTGGCGTATCTCGACACCGGTCCGGCGCAGGTTGTGTACGCCGATGACGGGTTTCTGGCGCACGCGCCGCCCCATCTTCGCGCCGCAGGCGTGTGTGACCTGCTCTCCATCGCTACGGCGCTCCACGACTGGCGGTACGCGGAAGAGCGCGGCATGAATCCGCCAGAGCAACGGTATACGCCGTGGGTTGCCATGGCAGCGCAGGCGATCCTCAATGGCGCGATCACTGTTGCCGAAGCCGCAGGGCGCGGCGACCCGGAGGGCATCCGTGAATTGTTGCGGCTCCTGGCGCTCGAAGTGCAGCTGTGCAATCTGATCGGGCATAGCCGACCGGAGGAAGGTTCAGAACACTATCTGGCGTATGCGCTGGAAGCGCATCCGTCGATCGGCAGCGGTCACGCCCACGGCGACCTGGTGGGACCGGCAATCCTGCGCGCTGCCGCCTGGCAGGGGCAGCATGTCGCTCCGCTGGAGCAGGCGCTGATCCAGGCTGGCGTACCGCTTGATCGCGTGCCGGAAACGGTCATGCAAGAGGTGATCCGGGAGTTGCCGTCGTATGTTCGACGCCACCATCTCGCCTTCAGTACCGCTCACGACCTGTAA
- a CDS encoding 6-phospho-beta-glucosidase — protein MKIVVIGGGSTYTPELIKGLIARSPILNLHEVWLVDPDEERLRIVGSFAQRMVSHANAGFRVELTADRQLALEDADYVVTQFRVGGQQARRNDELLGRRHRLVGQETTGVGGFAKALRTIPVALDIARDMRAIAPQAILLNFTNPAGLVTEAVARHGGVPVIGLCNNAINAQRAIARMVNVPPEQVFIEQVGLNHLNWIRRVTINGDDATDAVLEAYVEHLRHDEDPIHFPPRLIQMLRAIPSSYLRYFYLTPQIIAQQESGAPTRADVVMDVERRLLARYADPTLREMPPELMERGGAYYSTAAAALIESLHTGDNAIHVVNTRNNGAIPNLDDDVVVEMPCTVGKHGATPIPVAPLEPIFHGLTCQVKAYELLTVKAAVEGDEDAAMLALLTNPLGPDAARVETVWEDIKRTNRGLLPTFER, from the coding sequence ATGAAGATCGTTGTCATCGGCGGCGGCAGCACCTACACCCCTGAACTGATCAAAGGTCTGATCGCCCGGAGTCCCATCCTGAATCTGCACGAAGTGTGGTTGGTCGATCCTGATGAGGAACGCCTGCGGATTGTCGGTTCGTTCGCACAACGCATGGTCAGCCATGCAAACGCCGGATTTCGCGTCGAGTTGACCGCCGACCGGCAGCTGGCGCTGGAAGACGCCGATTATGTGGTGACTCAGTTTCGTGTTGGCGGGCAGCAGGCGCGTCGCAATGACGAACTGCTTGGACGACGGCATCGTCTTGTCGGGCAGGAGACGACCGGCGTCGGCGGGTTTGCCAAGGCGCTGCGCACCATTCCGGTGGCGCTCGACATTGCGCGCGATATGCGCGCAATCGCACCGCAGGCGATCCTGCTCAATTTCACAAACCCGGCAGGTCTTGTCACCGAGGCGGTGGCGCGTCATGGCGGCGTGCCGGTGATCGGGTTGTGCAACAATGCGATCAATGCGCAGCGCGCGATTGCCCGCATGGTCAATGTTCCACCCGAACAGGTGTTCATCGAGCAGGTCGGGCTGAATCATCTGAACTGGATCCGTCGCGTGACGATCAACGGCGACGATGCGACTGATGCCGTACTCGAGGCATATGTCGAGCATCTGCGCCACGACGAGGATCCGATCCATTTCCCACCCCGATTGATCCAGATGCTGCGCGCCATTCCTTCGTCGTACCTGCGCTATTTCTACCTTACCCCGCAGATCATTGCGCAGCAGGAGAGCGGTGCGCCAACCCGCGCCGACGTGGTGATGGATGTCGAGCGACGGTTGCTCGCGCGCTACGCCGACCCGACGCTGCGCGAGATGCCGCCGGAACTGATGGAGCGCGGCGGAGCGTACTACTCCACAGCGGCTGCGGCGCTGATCGAATCGCTCCACACCGGCGACAACGCCATTCATGTTGTGAATACGCGCAACAACGGCGCTATCCCCAACCTGGACGATGATGTGGTCGTCGAGATGCCATGCACGGTCGGGAAGCATGGCGCAACGCCTATCCCCGTTGCGCCACTAGAGCCGATCTTCCATGGTCTGACCTGTCAGGTGAAAGCGTATGAACTGCTGACCGTGAAAGCGGCGGTCGAGGGCGACGAGGATGCAGCAATGCTGGCGCTGCTCACCAACCCGCTCGGACCGGATGCAGCGCGCGTTGAGACGGTGTGGGAGGATATCAAACGAACGAACCGGGGTTTGCTTCCGACCTTCGAGAGGTAA
- the menH gene encoding 2-succinyl-6-hydroxy-2,4-cyclohexadiene-1-carboxylate synthase produces the protein MAIHNPQMSSTIETSPATDISYHVTETGAGDPLVLLHGFTGSSESWAEVTDQLSHRFRVIRIDLPGHGRTPAPPDPARCTLPLVAGDIVARLRDLGATPAHLVGYSMGARLALGIALLYPYAVRTLILESGSPGLATEVERATRRALDEALATRIEQNGIVAFVEEWERLPLWESQRRLPEAVQQRLRAQRLRNTPAGLAASLRSMGTGAQPSFWDDLPCLSIPTLLITGALDEKFTVIARDMCTRCPVMTHHVIEGAGHAPHLECPSEFVKRVVEFIDC, from the coding sequence ATGGCAATTCACAACCCGCAGATGAGCAGCACAATCGAAACCTCACCCGCGACCGATATTTCCTATCACGTCACTGAGACCGGCGCTGGCGATCCGCTGGTGCTGCTCCACGGTTTTACCGGCAGCAGCGAGAGTTGGGCGGAGGTGACCGATCAATTATCACACCGGTTTCGGGTGATCCGGATCGATCTGCCGGGACACGGACGCACGCCTGCGCCGCCGGACCCGGCACGCTGCACGTTGCCGCTGGTCGCTGGCGATATTGTCGCCCGGCTGCGCGACCTCGGAGCCACGCCAGCGCATCTGGTCGGGTATTCGATGGGTGCGCGCCTGGCGCTGGGGATTGCGTTGCTGTACCCGTATGCGGTGCGGACGTTGATCCTGGAAAGCGGATCGCCGGGATTGGCGACTGAAGTGGAACGCGCCACGCGGCGTGCGCTTGACGAGGCGCTGGCGACTCGCATTGAGCAGAACGGAATCGTTGCATTTGTGGAAGAATGGGAGCGACTGCCGCTGTGGGAGAGTCAACGGCGCCTGCCGGAAGCGGTACAGCAGCGGCTACGCGCACAGCGCCTGCGCAACACTCCGGCAGGGCTGGCAGCCAGTCTCCGCAGCATGGGGACGGGCGCGCAACCGTCGTTTTGGGACGACCTGCCGTGCCTTTCGATACCGACCCTGCTGATCACCGGTGCGCTGGATGAGAAGTTTACGGTAATCGCACGCGACATGTGCACGCGCTGCCCGGTGATGACCCATCATGTCATCGAGGGCGCCGGGCACGCGCCGCACCTCGAATGCCCGTCAGAGTTCGTGAAGCGGGTGGTTGAGTTCATCGACTGCTGA
- a CDS encoding CAP domain-containing protein, translating to MAIEGRIVRAQQFERNRLELHPGNRPPYDVLLGRLGAERLSQMGRDWQSFPQSQPQPGCRFFPETGHNVCGDILAAWRANGLELDGRRGTTEAESLALFGLPLSDLVSETLSDGKTYQVQWFERARFELHPELAPPYHVLLGLLGNETRHSGQASQQPSLPSNDWLAQVNAYRARAGVPPVTADPTLNDNCVQHARYMAENGVLTHDQNPSLPWASGAGQTCAQKGNVWLGSGNVWKPLDAIDGWMMSVGHRAWLLYPTTPTFGFGFYQTRGVSAAGLDVLTHARLDQDTTFPGWPVRYPGGDQQDVPPIQLPITLFWPYFGPTPVISSVSLRTGSGMSLPHSATTNLPAGHKGVAIIPAQALPPFTTIEATVTGTYDGRPFNVTWQFTTRR from the coding sequence ATGGCTATTGAAGGGCGTATAGTGCGCGCGCAGCAATTTGAGCGCAATCGCCTCGAACTGCATCCAGGCAATCGTCCGCCCTACGATGTCTTACTGGGAAGACTGGGCGCCGAGCGTCTCTCTCAAATGGGACGCGACTGGCAATCCTTTCCGCAGAGTCAGCCACAACCAGGATGCCGTTTCTTTCCAGAGACAGGTCACAATGTGTGTGGGGATATTCTTGCTGCATGGCGGGCGAATGGACTTGAACTCGATGGTCGGCGTGGTACGACCGAGGCTGAGAGTCTGGCGCTCTTCGGTTTGCCGTTGAGCGATCTTGTTTCAGAAACACTGAGCGATGGCAAAACGTATCAGGTGCAGTGGTTCGAGCGTGCGCGATTCGAGTTGCATCCGGAACTTGCTCCTCCTTACCATGTCTTGTTGGGGTTGCTGGGCAATGAAACTCGGCACAGTGGGCAGGCATCGCAACAACCATCCCTCCCATCGAATGACTGGCTCGCACAGGTCAATGCATATCGCGCCCGTGCTGGTGTTCCGCCGGTCACTGCCGATCCGACTTTGAATGACAATTGTGTTCAACATGCGCGCTATATGGCGGAAAACGGAGTGCTGACCCATGACCAGAATCCGTCGCTTCCCTGGGCTTCTGGAGCAGGGCAGACATGTGCCCAGAAAGGAAATGTCTGGCTGGGTTCGGGCAACGTCTGGAAACCGCTGGACGCGATAGATGGCTGGATGATGTCGGTTGGACATCGGGCCTGGTTGCTGTATCCAACGACTCCGACCTTTGGGTTCGGATTTTACCAAACGAGAGGGGTCAGCGCTGCCGGGTTGGATGTTCTGACACATGCTCGATTGGATCAGGATACGACCTTCCCCGGTTGGCCAGTACGGTATCCTGGAGGCGATCAGCAGGATGTCCCTCCGATACAGTTGCCAATTACCCTGTTCTGGCCATACTTTGGTCCGACGCCTGTTATCAGCAGTGTAAGCCTGCGCACAGGGTCAGGAATGTCACTGCCCCATTCTGCAACAACGAACCTTCCTGCCGGTCACAAAGGCGTGGCTATCATACCCGCTCAGGCGCTGCCGCCATTTACGACCATTGAAGCAACGGTCACCGGAACCTATGATGGTCGACCTTTCAACGTCACATGGCAATTCACAACCCGCAGATGA
- a CDS encoding phosphoribosyltransferase — translation MRIRVKEFPPLFRDRREAGMLLARRLAALANTPDLLVLALPRGGVPIAYEVARALHAPLDIVLVRKLGVPGHAELAMGAIAEGGVRVLNHAVIRELGIPSDIIEHITTEEQRILEQRRRLYRGDRRPPTVEGARVILIDDGLATGMTMQAAIEAVRRGSPAGIIVATPVAAPESVAEIEPLVDEVVALATPELLYAIGMWYSDFTPTSDEEVRALLAEAFCGYAPAPRSDEALERGAT, via the coding sequence ATGCGTATCAGGGTTAAAGAGTTTCCTCCGCTGTTCCGCGACCGACGCGAGGCAGGTATGTTGCTGGCGCGTCGGCTCGCGGCATTAGCCAACACTCCCGATCTGCTGGTGCTGGCGCTGCCGCGTGGCGGCGTACCGATTGCGTATGAGGTCGCGCGTGCGCTTCACGCGCCGCTCGATATTGTCCTCGTGCGTAAACTCGGCGTCCCCGGACATGCCGAACTGGCGATGGGCGCCATCGCGGAAGGCGGTGTGCGCGTCCTGAACCACGCAGTCATCAGAGAACTTGGCATACCGTCAGACATCATCGAGCATATCACCACTGAAGAACAACGTATTCTCGAACAACGCAGACGCCTCTACCGCGGCGATCGGCGTCCGCCGACGGTTGAAGGCGCGCGTGTCATTCTCATCGACGATGGTCTGGCGACCGGGATGACCATGCAGGCTGCGATCGAAGCGGTTCGGCGGGGTAGTCCGGCCGGGATCATTGTGGCAACGCCGGTTGCTGCTCCTGAGAGTGTCGCGGAAATCGAACCGCTGGTGGATGAGGTTGTTGCGCTGGCGACACCTGAATTGCTCTACGCAATTGGCATGTGGTACAGCGACTTCACGCCAACCAGTGATGAGGAGGTGCGCGCGCTCCTCGCCGAGGCGTTTTGCGGCTATGCACCGGCGCCTCGTTCCGATGAAGCGCTGGAACGAGGCGCCACCTGA
- a CDS encoding baeRF7 domain-containing protein, whose protein sequence is MNVLLKGVSREEVRELIEQGGTPWVSFFLAPYPPGETLQRAVQLENLLRRAEAELESGGYERDDMRAMLAPVWDMTDARALEAYQDAGLAIYVAPGQVHLYQLPHRVSDAVMVGQRPYIKPLLIPRPATDSFYVLALSKSRVRLLHATPSGITTVPLPDAPEGLEDLPQTDPTGRQAQRHVTRLMRGGASGAMYPGHGGNIFDEKAEVHRYLQAVSNAVERAMNRTRDPLVLAGVEYMVSMYRSLNGYAHIVDGHISGSPDHLSDEALCERGAGVLMDDLSRRATDERDRFEALLQSNPPRASTNLRTILPAAHIGRVERLLIASDRQVWGRYNPDEETVSLHDEPLPGDEDLLDVAAHQTILHSGEAIAVAAAEIPGSNGIAAVFRY, encoded by the coding sequence ATGAATGTTCTGCTCAAAGGAGTATCACGCGAAGAAGTACGAGAACTGATCGAGCAGGGTGGGACGCCGTGGGTCTCGTTCTTCCTGGCGCCCTATCCGCCGGGTGAAACGCTTCAGCGTGCAGTTCAACTCGAAAATCTGTTGCGGCGCGCCGAAGCGGAACTGGAATCCGGTGGATATGAACGCGATGATATGCGTGCGATGCTGGCGCCGGTGTGGGACATGACCGATGCGCGAGCACTCGAAGCATACCAGGATGCGGGTCTGGCGATCTATGTCGCTCCTGGTCAGGTTCACCTCTACCAGTTGCCGCATCGTGTCAGCGATGCGGTGATGGTGGGGCAGCGTCCATACATCAAACCGTTGCTCATCCCGCGCCCGGCAACCGACTCGTTCTATGTGCTGGCACTGAGCAAAAGCCGCGTGCGGTTGCTGCACGCCACACCGTCCGGCATCACGACAGTTCCGCTGCCCGACGCCCCCGAAGGACTTGAGGATCTGCCGCAAACCGACCCGACTGGTCGTCAGGCGCAACGCCACGTCACCCGTTTGATGCGTGGCGGTGCAAGCGGCGCCATGTATCCGGGACATGGCGGCAACATTTTTGACGAAAAAGCGGAGGTGCATCGCTATCTCCAGGCAGTAAGCAATGCTGTCGAACGCGCCATGAATCGCACCCGTGATCCGCTGGTGCTGGCGGGTGTGGAGTATATGGTCTCGATGTATCGCTCGCTGAACGGATATGCGCACATTGTCGATGGTCATATCAGCGGCAGCCCGGATCACCTGAGCGACGAAGCGTTATGTGAACGTGGCGCAGGTGTCCTGATGGATGACCTGAGTCGTCGCGCCACCGATGAGCGTGACCGCTTCGAAGCGCTGCTTCAGTCCAATCCGCCGCGTGCCAGCACGAATTTGCGCACCATCCTGCCCGCAGCGCACATCGGGCGTGTAGAGCGCCTCCTCATCGCCAGCGACCGGCAGGTCTGGGGGCGCTATAACCCTGATGAGGAGACCGTCTCACTGCACGACGAGCCACTGCCCGGCGACGAAGACCTGCTGGATGTCGCCGCTCACCAGACGATCCTGCATAGCGGCGAGGCGATTGCAGTGGCGGCTGCCGAAATTCCCGGCAGCAACGGGATCGCAGCGGTCTTCCGCTATTGA
- a CDS encoding L,D-transpeptidase — translation MNRRLHHPHLIMTGIAILIATAIAAPIELRARQRPAVADFAPPLPASEAQAVVAAARAAERMQQQSAAEAVPLPAVQNMYFASSGFHISDRTGFLSFWRRNGGELIFGYPISGELIEDGRIVQYFERARFEYHPENLGTEYQVMLSLLGNEITQGYDFPDGQPTQGRLYFPETRQTLGGKFLRFWQKRGGLRIFGYPISEPFEEISPIDGQVRITQYFERARFEYHPEQLPAFYRQMERANGIILSGLHEVQLGDLGRQAMQRRGHTPHAVGPMPGAPAWSPKLFERRIEVNLTQQMLTAFEGDVPVYRAPVATGRDGFNTPAGSFAIYYKLPRQTMTGSAGGESWYVPDVPWVQYVVGGVALHGTYWHDAWGTGVRMSHGCINLNIDDAEWLYHWADIGTRVDVVY, via the coding sequence ATGAACCGGCGACTGCACCACCCGCACCTGATCATGACCGGCATCGCAATCCTGATCGCAACAGCCATTGCCGCGCCGATCGAACTGCGCGCGCGGCAACGTCCCGCAGTCGCCGATTTCGCCCCGCCGCTCCCGGCTTCCGAGGCGCAGGCAGTCGTCGCTGCCGCGCGCGCCGCCGAACGGATGCAGCAGCAAAGCGCAGCGGAAGCAGTTCCGCTGCCGGCAGTACAAAATATGTACTTCGCGTCCTCCGGCTTTCACATCAGTGATCGCACCGGTTTCCTGAGTTTCTGGCGCAGGAACGGCGGTGAACTGATCTTCGGCTACCCGATCAGCGGCGAACTGATTGAAGACGGGCGGATCGTGCAGTACTTCGAGCGTGCACGCTTCGAGTACCATCCAGAAAACCTGGGCACCGAGTATCAGGTGATGTTGTCGCTCCTCGGCAACGAGATCACCCAGGGGTACGATTTCCCCGACGGTCAACCGACGCAGGGGCGGCTCTACTTCCCCGAAACCCGCCAGACGCTTGGCGGGAAGTTTCTCAGGTTCTGGCAGAAACGCGGCGGTCTGCGCATCTTCGGCTACCCGATCAGCGAGCCGTTCGAGGAAATCAGCCCGATCGACGGTCAGGTGCGTATCACCCAGTATTTTGAGCGCGCCCGTTTTGAATATCATCCCGAACAGTTGCCCGCGTTCTACCGTCAGATGGAACGGGCGAACGGGATCATATTATCCGGGCTTCACGAAGTGCAGCTGGGCGATCTGGGACGCCAGGCGATGCAGCGCCGTGGCCATACCCCGCATGCGGTCGGTCCCATGCCCGGTGCGCCCGCCTGGTCGCCCAAACTGTTCGAGCGCCGGATCGAAGTTAATCTGACGCAACAGATGCTGACCGCTTTCGAGGGGGATGTGCCGGTCTATCGCGCTCCCGTCGCAACCGGTCGCGATGGCTTCAACACGCCAGCCGGATCGTTTGCCATTTACTACAAACTGCCGAGGCAAACGATGACCGGTTCGGCTGGCGGCGAGTCGTGGTATGTCCCTGATGTGCCATGGGTTCAGTATGTCGTTGGCGGCGTGGCGCTCCACGGCACCTACTGGCACGATGCCTGGGGCACCGGAGTGCGCATGTCGCATGGGTGTATCAATCTGAATATCGATGATGCGGAATGGCTCTATCACTGGGCGGACATTGGGACGCGCGTGGATGTCGTGTATTGA